The following proteins are encoded in a genomic region of Lytechinus variegatus isolate NC3 chromosome 7, Lvar_3.0, whole genome shotgun sequence:
- the LOC121418479 gene encoding uncharacterized protein LOC121418479 → MTEGGGVGENDPAQGDAGQPKSWWEKQRREAASFSVEDCPECRYVGGFGMYGAALYVGYTSIRRQKLAGRTLWGAVPALTVSAVMVGLGTARLLRINPFSSSGNELGIDLVDQALRNLVQPADNEHKNDNVER, encoded by the exons ATGACGGAAGGTGGTGGTGTTGGAGAAAATGACCCAGCTCAAGGTGATGCAGGTCAACCCAAAAGTTGGTGGGAAAAACAGAGGAGAGAAGCTGCCTCATTTTCCGTAGAAGACTGTCCAGAATGCAGATATGTAGGAGGTTTTGGCATGTATGGAGCTGCATTGTACGTGGGATATACAAGTATCAGAAGGCAGAAACTGGCAGGAAGAACATTATGGGGTGCTGTACCAGCTCTAACTGTATCTGCTG TAATGGTCGGTCTTGGAACTGCCCGTCTTCTTCGCATCAACCCCTTCAGTAGCAGTGGAAATGAGTTGGGGATAGACCTGGTTGACCAAGCTCTTCGGAACCTTGTACAGCCAGCAGACAATGAACACAAAAATGACAATGTGGAGAGATGA